In one window of Zingiber officinale cultivar Zhangliang chromosome 11A, Zo_v1.1, whole genome shotgun sequence DNA:
- the LOC122031941 gene encoding WD repeat-containing protein RUP2-like has protein sequence MSDSHADSSEERAQSHWCFRLSSLISPEAAAADASDAIGAVEFDPTGRLLATAGIARKIRLYGLAALLPPAPDQSEPHAAVSERSAACRLCICAPAKLSSLRWRPGSDGRVIGSGDYDGVVTEYDVERNAVVLERDEHGGRRVWSVDYSASGDLGASGSDDGTVQLWDPRCGGSGRAAAVMRAGGPVCGVEFDPEGGPWVAAGSADRRAYVFDARAGAAGPVATLGGHERAVTYARFAQGWRRLVTSGTDGTHRLWEWEQGRQVRAYRGHSNARSFVGMSVWRGAGLIGSGSESEEVFVYDLRWEDPIWVQGFRRRRQESGSSGNGFVGAVSWIQLPSDGEPGALAAGASDGTLQVFVTTKISNSY, from the coding sequence ATGAGCGACTCGCATGCCGACTCCTCGGAAGAGAGAGCTCAGTCCCACTGGTGCTTCCGACTCTCCTCTCTCATCTCCCCGGAGGCGGCGGCGGCCGACGCCTCCGACGCCATCGGCGCAGTCGAGTTCGACCCCACCGGTCGGCTCTTGGCCACCGCAGGCATCGCTAGAAAGATAAGGTTGTACGGTCTCGCTGCTCTGCTGCCTCCGGCGCCCGACCAATCCGAGCCGCACGCCGCTGTGTCTGAGCGCTCCGCCGCCTGCCGGCTCTGCATCTGCGCGCCGGCCAAGCTCAGCAGCCTGCGGTGGCGCCCCGGGTCCGACGGCCGCGTCATCGGGTCCGGCGACTACGACGGAGTGGTCACCGAGTACGACGTGGAGCGGAACGCGGTGGTGCTGGAGCGCGACGAGCACGGCGGCCGCCGCGTCTGGAGCGTGGACTACTCCGCCAGCGGCGACCTGGGCGCCTCCGGCTCCGACGACGGCACCGTGCAGCTGTGGGACCCGCGGTGCGGCGGCAGCGGGCGCGCGGCTGCCGTCATGCGCGCCGGCGGGCCGGTCTGCGGCGTGGAGTTCGACCCGGAGGGCGGGCCGTGGGTCGCGGCGGGCAGCGCCGACCGGCGCGCGTACGTGTTCGACGCGCGGGCGGGCGCGGCGGGGCCGGTGGCGACTCTCGGCGGCCACGAGCGGGCGGTGACGTACGCGCGGTTCGCGCAGGGCTGGCGCCGCCTGGTCACCTCGGGCACGGACGGCACGCACCGACTGTGGGAATGGGAGCAGGGGAGGCAGGTGCGGGCGTACCGCGGCCACTCCAACGCCCGGAGCTTCGTCGGCATGTCGGTGTGGCGCGGCGCCGGCCTCATCGGAAGCGGCTCGGAGAGCGAAGAGGTTTTCGTCTACGACCTCCGCTGGGAAGACCCGATTTGGGTGCAGGGATTTCGGCGGCGGAGGCAGGAAAGCGGAAGCTCCGGGAATGGGTTCGTAGGGGCGGTGAGCTGGATACAGCTACCGTCGGACGGTGAACCCGGCGCGCTCGCCGCCGGAGCATCGGATGGAACCTTGCAAGTGTTTGTCACGACGAAGATATCAAATTCTTACTGA
- the LOC122031940 gene encoding beta-amylase 2, chloroplastic-like isoform X1 codes for MPQPAPCAGFYSVPLGRLPVVSFPTSASLRCRARRSVEGRRSVRLRSASAFPHLICHRRCHSAISIAKFNQFGDKPKGDSSSFMENDDDDKQAIDVSQKIEERCFAGTSYIPVYVMLPLDVIDNQGKLAYPEILLEQLRALKSINVDGVMVDCWWGIVEASAPRIYNWGGYKQLFQIVRQLKLKLQVVMSFHECGGNVGDDVWIPLPQWVIEIGNNNPDIFFTDREGRHNMECLSWGIDRVRILYGRTAVEVYFDYMRSFRVEFDELFEDGTISELQIGLGPCGELRYPSYPAKHGWRYPGIGEFQCYDAYLLKSLRDAAKARGHPLLGKVPQNTGSYNSQPHETGFFRDGGHYDNSYGRFFLGWYSKILIDHGDVVLSLAKLAFEGSLISTKISGIHWWYKTASHAAELTAGFYNPCNRDGYASIASMLKKHDATLNFTCVELRTLNQQADFPEALADPEGLVWQVLNAAWDVSLPMASENALPCYDRDGYNKILDNAKPLSDPDGRHLSSFTYLRLSPVLMCSHNFKEFSRFVQRMHGEWVPNSC; via the exons ATGCCACAGCCAGCCCCCTGCGCCGGCTTCTACTCCGTTCCACTTGGGAGGCTGCCTGTTGTTTCATTTCCAACTTCTGCATCTCTCCGTTGCCGAGCACGACGCTCCGTGGAGGGCCGCCGCTCTGTCCGTCTACGGAGTGCTTCGGCCTTTCCCCACCTTATCTGCCACCGACGGTGCCACAGTGCCATCTCGATAGCAAAATTCAATCAATTCGGTGACAAGCCGAAGGGAGATTCTTCTTCCTTCATGGAAAACGACGATGATGACAAGCAG GCAATCGATGTTTCTCAGAAGATTGAGGAGCGTTGTTTTGCCGGCACATCTTATATCCCAGTGTACGTGATGCTACCC CTTGATGTCATTGATAATCAAGGCAagctggcatatccagagatcttATTGGAACAACTGAGGGCATTAAAATCCATCAATGTAGATGGTGTCATGGTTGACTGCTGGTGGGGAATTGTGGAGGCTTCTGCACCTAGAATCTACAATTGGGGTGGGTATAAACAACTATTTCAAATTGTACGACAACTGAAGCTTAAGCTCCAG GTCGTCATGTCATTTCATGAGTGTGGAGGTAATGTTGGTGATGATGTGTGGATTCCTTTGCCACAATGGGTGATTGAAATTGGCAACAACAATCCAGACATTTTTTTCACAGATAGAGAAGGGAGACACAATATGGAATGCCTTTCTTGGGGAATTGACAGAGTGAGAATCTTATATGGCCGAACAGCAGTAGAG GTTTATTTTGATTATATGCGAAGCTTCCGTGTAGAGTTTGATGAGTTATTTGAAGATGGCACTATATCTGAGCTTCAGATTGGATTAGGGCCTTGCGGAGAACTACGCTACCCATCTTATCCTGCAAAGCATGGCTGGAGATATCCAGGAATTGGAGAATTTCAG TGCTATGATGCTTATTTGCTGAAAAGTTTGAGAGATGCAGCGAAAGCTAGAGGGCATCCTTTGTTGGGGAAAGTGCCACAAAATACTGGTTCATATAACAGCCAGCCTCATGAAACCGGTTTTTTCCGTGATGGAGGTCATTATGATAATTCATATGGCAGATTCTTTCTAGGTTGGTATTCGAAAATTTTGATTGATCATGGAGACGTGGTATTATCTCTGGCCAAATTAGCATTTGAAGGTTCATTGATTTCAACGAAG ATATCAGGGATCCATTGGTGGTACAAAACTGCCAGCCATGCTGCAGAGTTAACTGCAGGGTTTTATAATCCGTGCAACCGTGATGGCTATGCTTCAATCGCCTCAATGCTTAAGAAGCATGATGCAACACTAAATTTTACATGCGTTGAGTTGCGCACCTTGAATCAGCAAGCAGACTTTCCAGAAGCACTGGCAGATCCTGAAGGATTGGTCTGGCAG GTCTTAAATGCTGCGTGGGATGTTTCTTTACCTATGGCAAGTGAAAATGCTCTTCCTTGCTATGATAGGGATGGATATAATAAGATTTTAGATAACGCTAAGCCATTGAGTGATCCAGATGGACGACATTTATCATCATTCACGTACCTCAGGCTGAGCCCAGTCCTCATGTGTAGTCATAACTTCAAAGAATTCAGTCGATTTGTTCAGCGAATGCACG GCGAATGGGTTCCCAACTCTTGTTGA
- the LOC122031940 gene encoding beta-amylase 2, chloroplastic-like isoform X2, protein MPQPAPCAGFYSVPLGRLPVVSFPTSASLRCRARRSVEGRRSVRLRSASAFPHLICHRRCHSAISIAKFNQFGDKPKGDSSSFMENDDDDKQAIDVSQKIEERCFAGTSYIPVYVMLPLDVIDNQGKLAYPEILLEQLRALKSINVDGVMVDCWWGIVEASAPRIYNWGGYKQLFQIVRQLKLKLQVVMSFHECGGNVGDDVWIPLPQWVIEIGNNNPDIFFTDREGRHNMECLSWGIDRVRILYGRTAVEVYFDYMRSFRVEFDELFEDGTISELQIGLGPCGELRYPSYPAKHGWRYPGIGEFQCYDAYLLKSLRDAAKARGHPLLGKVPQNTGSYNSQPHETGFFRDGGHYDNSYGRFFLGWYSKILIDHGDVVLSLAKLAFEGSLISTKISGIHWWYKTASHAAELTAGFYNPCNRDGYASIASMLKKHDATLNFTCVELRTLNQQADFPEALADPEGLVWQVLNAAWDVSLPMASENALPCYDRDGYNKILDNAKPLSDPDGRHLSSFTYLRLSPVLMCSHNFKEFSRFVQRMHGKSLYN, encoded by the exons ATGCCACAGCCAGCCCCCTGCGCCGGCTTCTACTCCGTTCCACTTGGGAGGCTGCCTGTTGTTTCATTTCCAACTTCTGCATCTCTCCGTTGCCGAGCACGACGCTCCGTGGAGGGCCGCCGCTCTGTCCGTCTACGGAGTGCTTCGGCCTTTCCCCACCTTATCTGCCACCGACGGTGCCACAGTGCCATCTCGATAGCAAAATTCAATCAATTCGGTGACAAGCCGAAGGGAGATTCTTCTTCCTTCATGGAAAACGACGATGATGACAAGCAG GCAATCGATGTTTCTCAGAAGATTGAGGAGCGTTGTTTTGCCGGCACATCTTATATCCCAGTGTACGTGATGCTACCC CTTGATGTCATTGATAATCAAGGCAagctggcatatccagagatcttATTGGAACAACTGAGGGCATTAAAATCCATCAATGTAGATGGTGTCATGGTTGACTGCTGGTGGGGAATTGTGGAGGCTTCTGCACCTAGAATCTACAATTGGGGTGGGTATAAACAACTATTTCAAATTGTACGACAACTGAAGCTTAAGCTCCAG GTCGTCATGTCATTTCATGAGTGTGGAGGTAATGTTGGTGATGATGTGTGGATTCCTTTGCCACAATGGGTGATTGAAATTGGCAACAACAATCCAGACATTTTTTTCACAGATAGAGAAGGGAGACACAATATGGAATGCCTTTCTTGGGGAATTGACAGAGTGAGAATCTTATATGGCCGAACAGCAGTAGAG GTTTATTTTGATTATATGCGAAGCTTCCGTGTAGAGTTTGATGAGTTATTTGAAGATGGCACTATATCTGAGCTTCAGATTGGATTAGGGCCTTGCGGAGAACTACGCTACCCATCTTATCCTGCAAAGCATGGCTGGAGATATCCAGGAATTGGAGAATTTCAG TGCTATGATGCTTATTTGCTGAAAAGTTTGAGAGATGCAGCGAAAGCTAGAGGGCATCCTTTGTTGGGGAAAGTGCCACAAAATACTGGTTCATATAACAGCCAGCCTCATGAAACCGGTTTTTTCCGTGATGGAGGTCATTATGATAATTCATATGGCAGATTCTTTCTAGGTTGGTATTCGAAAATTTTGATTGATCATGGAGACGTGGTATTATCTCTGGCCAAATTAGCATTTGAAGGTTCATTGATTTCAACGAAG ATATCAGGGATCCATTGGTGGTACAAAACTGCCAGCCATGCTGCAGAGTTAACTGCAGGGTTTTATAATCCGTGCAACCGTGATGGCTATGCTTCAATCGCCTCAATGCTTAAGAAGCATGATGCAACACTAAATTTTACATGCGTTGAGTTGCGCACCTTGAATCAGCAAGCAGACTTTCCAGAAGCACTGGCAGATCCTGAAGGATTGGTCTGGCAG GTCTTAAATGCTGCGTGGGATGTTTCTTTACCTATGGCAAGTGAAAATGCTCTTCCTTGCTATGATAGGGATGGATATAATAAGATTTTAGATAACGCTAAGCCATTGAGTGATCCAGATGGACGACATTTATCATCATTCACGTACCTCAGGCTGAGCCCAGTCCTCATGTGTAGTCATAACTTCAAAGAATTCAGTCGATTTGTTCAGCGAATGCACGGTAAGTCCTTGTATAACTGA